Proteins found in one Brachypodium distachyon strain Bd21 chromosome 5, Brachypodium_distachyon_v3.0, whole genome shotgun sequence genomic segment:
- the LOC100844519 gene encoding protein PYRICULARIA ORYZAE RESISTANCE 21, giving the protein MPTLIVTVDMDCCRCSAKIHKVLSSIQDRGKFPIEKIVYGEEKVLVSGPFDADELSCKLRCKAGKVIRNIEVAKPPASKPKPKIDEKPTEPEPKPVPYAYPYPCPFPSTWPCAPYCECHSKPPVPAPTCQCPPYQMPMPMQCAPMVFCEETPPYGACAVM; this is encoded by the coding sequence ATGCCGACGTTGATCGTGACGGTGGACATGGATTGCTGCCGCTGCAGCGCCAAGATCCACAAGGTCTTGTCCTCCATCCAGGACCGAGGCAAGTTCCCCATCGAGAAGATCGTCTACGGGGAGGAGAAGGTGCTCGTTTCAGGGCCGttcgacgccgacgagctcaGCTGCAAGCTCCGGTGCAAGGCCGGCAAGGTCATCAGGAACATCGAGGTCGCCaagccgccggcctccaagcccaagcccaagatCGACGAGAAGCCCACTGAGCCCGAGCCCAAGCCGGTACCGTACGCATACCCGTACCCATGCCCATTCCCCTCGACGTGGCCGTGCGCGCCCTACTGCGAGTGCCACTCCaagccgccggtgccggcgcccacGTGCCAGTGCCCGCCGTACCAGATGCCGATGCCCATGCAGTGCGCGCCTATGGTCTTCTGCGAGGAGACCCCGCCCTACGGCGCCTGCGCCGTCATGTAA